tcgtccgcccactgtgggcgacgcggacgatgcaacacgttttagttttttttttattcgaaaattttgtttatataaataccccatcctcagatttcatttgtaacttttcgattcacttttcaactctcaaattacgctataaaatggatttcGGTGGATACGCACAACAcccttatgaagtgtacggatccaaccagagccgaatacctccagaggttgatcgatgagttgtgccggaagttggggcttttgtagaatagtcaatttttatttatttataaccattgtaacttttttttaatcaatgtattaTTTGCCGTTTCTATTTAAtcattgtgttttttaattagtttgcatttatatatttgaaaatatttaaattaattaacaaaacaatagtaaaacctatagggcgccccactgcaggtggaagggcaggaggataaaatgctgacatggcggtgcatagggcgggctttatgGCTCCCCACCGTGGATGCCCTGAGCTTGTCTGCCGCGCATTCGCCCTCGTCGTTCGATTATGTACTCCCTTTGTCATAAAGTAGTTGAATATACTTCTATATACAGGTTATTTCAATTTAgttgtcatttcattttcttattaaaaaaattgagatattattgacacatttcttttgaaatttaagaaattgatgctAAAAAAATGATCTTCAGctcaatattatttttttttacataccATATATATATCTTCACCTATTAGAATGATATCAAAACATTTTTATTCTTATATCTTAGAATTATTTAACTTTAGATGCGGATTCAAAAATATGTCCAAATAAAACACTTTTTATTCCCAAGCACAATTTGCCATTGTCAAGGGCTGGAGTTATATGTGGTTTAATAAGGACATCCTATCGATATCATCAAGAATAAACTGAGCCATATGACGTTTATTCAGTTCAGCAAAGGAAGAGACAATTGTTCCCTCAAATTCAAGTCTCACCTACAGACTTCCAATCTTACGCCGATCATCCTAAACCTAAGCCAGTTGAAGAAATGTGGATACACTTCAACTACTTGAATATGCACAAGAAAATGGCATAATAGGAATTTGGAAGAAATGAAAAGGGCAAAGAGTGAAAAAGGGATAGAGAGTCATAATCATTAGACAGCCGCATGTCTCCTCACAAGTGGATCTTCGCACGTTACGAATGTTTACTCTCTTTCTACTCACATTCAAACTTcaatcctctctctctctctctcacattacTCTTCACACTTCCACAGAAACACAAACcatccccctctctctctcacgcgcgcgcgcgcgcacacacacacacacagtgcTTCACGCAGTTTCAACCCACTTTcaactcctctctctctctctctctctctctctctctctctctctctctctctctcatcgtttcCGCATAAAGCTCTTATTTTTGGTTGAAATTTCGCAATTCTTTTCTCATTTATACATTTCTGGCATCAAGATTAATGCTCCAGTTGCAGCTTTTTACAAATTCACATACAACGATCGGCCAATAAAGTAAATCATCTTTCGCAAGACCGAATTGAAAAAATCACTGAGGCCCCACGCCCAAGctcctatctctctctctagaaattGAGGATTTCCTTTGATGATTCGGCGCGGAACTGATGAAGAATTTCCAGTGGCTGAAGCAGATAGCGAACACGCACAGCAAGCTGGAGAGGAGGCTGTCGCTGGGGGAGTACAAGCGAGCGATTTCATGGTCGAAATACCTAATTTCTTCGGGAGCAGAGATCAAGGGCGGAGGTGAGGAGGAGTGGAGCGCTGACATGTCGCAGCTCTTCATCGGCAACAAATTCGCCTCCGGCAGGCACAGCAGGATCTACAGAGGCGTCTACAAGCAGAGAGATGTCGCGATTAAGCTCATCAGCCAGCCTCAGGAAGATGGAGATTTGGCTTCATTTTTGGAGAAACAGTTCACTTCTGAAGTTGCTCTCTTGTTCAGGCTCAGGCACCCCAACATCATCTCTGTGAGTCAGATCTTCTTCATATTTCTAGCTTTTTGTTACCCTCTTTTTCAACCTTTGCCTAATTTTGAGGGGTTTGGTGATGGTTTTATTAGTGTTGTACCCTATGCATAGAACGTTGTACGTTGTGCATTGAATGTTGTACGTGCATCTGAGAAATACAGGTCTATTGGCATTGTGAGTGAACTTTTGCATTTGGTATGCATTGAATGTTGTACGTTGTGCATTGAATGTTGTACATGCATATGAGAAATATAGGTTCATTGGCATTGTGTGGGAACTTTTgcatttgtttatttgtttatttattctcttcactgATTATAGTATCATTGTATGCCAATGTACATGGACAAAATGGATAATGTTGTTGCACACAGTTGTGCTCAATGTACGAAGATTTGTTTTTGAGTCAAATCTCCATCTTGTAATTTTCCCAGTTGCCTAATTAGGCCATTTCAAGATTcctaatttattaattaggcCAAGAAAGCTTCCTACATAGTTAGTTGTCAGGTGCTAGCTGTTTCTATCTTGTTTAAGTATCTCTACTGCCGAATTTTGAGCACCCTCATTGTTCAAATCGTCTGCTGTCTTGAAAGAATCTTGTAATGTCCATCACTTTCACTAATTCTGCAACAAGAAAATGTGTTGTTGTTGAGTTTGATTGACTTTATAAATGCAGTTCATTGCAGCATGTAAGAAACCCCCAGTATTTTGTATTATCACAGAGTACTATCCCGGTGGGTCCCTTAGAAAGTACCTCCACCAGCAAGGGCCGCATTCGCTCCCCCATGACCTCGTACTGAGGCTGGCACTTGACATTGCGCACGGCATGCAGTATCTTCATGCTCGGGGGATTCTTCATCGGGATCTTAAATCCGAGAACCTTCTGCTCGATGAGGATATGTGTGTCAAGGTAGCGGATTTTGGCATCTCATGTTTGGAAACACAGTGTGGCAGTGCCAAGGGATTCACGGGCACCTATCGCTGGATGGCCCCGGAAATGATCAAGGAGAAACACCACACGAAGAAAGTCGATGTGTACAGTTTTGGCATTGTAATGTGGGAGCTGCTAACTGCGTTGATACCTTTTGACGACATGACTCCTGAACAAGCAGCGTTTGCAGTATGCCAGAAGGTATAGATTTAAAGCTTACTTAGTTGACGCTGGCTTGCATCTTGAAATGGTTCCGAAACGAACTTTTGTTATTCAATTATCTCAAAACTCACCATATACATACTAATCTTGAGTGTTTCTAGATGATATTCAAGTGAACAGAGTTGAGGTCTAGAGATACTATGAGGGCTCGTGTATCATTGTTTTAGACCTTTACTCGTATGATTACTTGAGATTATAAGAAGCCTCTAAACATCATTTACAGCTTAAAAATGGTGATTATGGCCTTTCCTAATGACCCTCCAAGGTTGATGATACACTTTTAGGAATGTTGGAATCATTAGTTATATTTCTTTATTTGTCACATAGTTGGAAAAAAAAACTGTTGTTTAAGTGTGTATCTTTCATTAGTTTGCATTAGTATGCACTGGACTGCGTATTCGATCGGCTCGATTTAGTTGTAACCCTCACTAACTACATAGTGTAATATCATTCCATAGTATCTTCTTAGGACTGTTAACATTCTGTGATAGCTTTTGAAGTTTGAACTGAACAATTTTGGAGCTTGTTTGTTTACTCAATCTGTGTGTTCTTGGCAGAATGCAAGGCCGCCGCTGCCTTCTACGTGCCCTGCAGCATTTACCCGTCTCATCTGCCGTTGCTGGTCGAGCAATCCAGACAAGCGGCCGCATTTTGATGAGATTGTAAGCATACTCGAGAGCTACTCGGAGTCTCTGGGGCGAGACCCGGAATTTTTTTCCTCGTACGAGCCGTCGGAGGGATATGCTCTTGCAAGGTGCATTCCGAAGTGTATCGCCGCTCGTCGATCCCCGTCGGTCGGGACATGAGGACCTGTCCGATCAGGTGTGATGGATGCTAAATGCATTGTAGTAGTTTTCATCAATGTTAGTTGATGTTGatttttgattgatttgaggtGCAATTGATTCCTTCTACAACCATTTATTCCTTTCTTCTATGGAATGTTGTGGAATTGAGATAGTCCTCTTTGATTACTCTCCAAAATGGGGACGATAATTCTAAGATAAAATTCTATTAGAAAAAAGTGTAGTATCCTCATGGAAAATATAACTTAAACATTTTAACTTTTTAGCAATTGCACTATAGTATGTGAATATATATATCAATGCTCATACAAGAGTTGATGCTGTTAATTAAAACGTAAGTGATTGAAAAATGAATATATGGTGAAACTGTTAGCATTAATAATTACTGTATATAATGAGAGTAATAAGGAGTATTAAATTCAGCTTCAGTTTTATAATAATAGATTTTTCTTAAATACACA
The window above is part of the Salvia splendens isolate huo1 unplaced genomic scaffold, SspV2 ctg280, whole genome shotgun sequence genome. Proteins encoded here:
- the LOC121789578 gene encoding serine/threonine/tyrosine-protein kinase HT1-like translates to MKNFQWLKQIANTHSKLERRLSLGEYKRAISWSKYLISSGAEIKGGGEEEWSADMSQLFIGNKFASGRHSRIYRGVYKQRDVAIKLISQPQEDGDLASFLEKQFTSEVALLFRLRHPNIISFIAACKKPPVFCIITEYYPGGSLRKYLHQQGPHSLPHDLVLRLALDIAHGMQYLHARGILHRDLKSENLLLDEDMCVKVADFGISCLETQCGSAKGFTGTYRWMAPEMIKEKHHTKKVDVYSFGIVMWELLTALIPFDDMTPEQAAFAVCQKNARPPLPSTCPAAFTRLICRCWSSNPDKRPHFDEIVSILESYSESLGRDPEFFSSYEPSEGYALARCIPKCIAARRSPSVGT